Proteins co-encoded in one Accipiter gentilis chromosome 33, bAccGen1.1, whole genome shotgun sequence genomic window:
- the CDR2 gene encoding cerebellar degeneration-related protein 2, producing MLADSLVEEFEIREDEPWYDQQDLQQDLHLAAELGKTLLDRNTELEESLQQMYATNQEQLQEIEYLTKQVELLRQMNDQHAKVYEQLDVTARELEDTNQKLVAESRASQQKILSLTETIENLQTHIDDLQRQVEELKKTGRGRMNHERSDQPRSVHSFSCLKELYDLRQYFVYDHVFAEKITSMDSQLSPLEEENENLKKAVTVLQAQLNLEKEKRVTMEEEYSLMVKENCDLEQRLVDIDLYRARAEELEVEVAEMRQILQSENTFHNAEKLVPESFFISFKESLERELGQSPADDGLLTVSELEKKALKRSSSETFLSSAAGGDILRGHEETCIRRAEAVKQRGISVLNEVDAQYNALKVKYEELLKKCQMDEDSLKHKAVQTLKQYSKDLNVGNTQYDLSASNQEFTNVELSDSPANALPEYKALFKEIFSCIRKTKEEIDEHRAKYKSLSSQP from the exons ATGCTGGCCGACAGCCTGGTGGAGGAGTTCGAGATCCGCGAGGATGAGCCCTGGTACGACCAGCAGGACCTGCAGCAAG ATCTTCACCTTGCTGCTGAGCTTGGGAAAACACTACTGGACCGTAACACTGAACTAGAAGAATCTTTACAGCAAATGTATGCCACAAATCAAGAGCAACTGCAGGAGATAGAG TACCTCACAAAGCAAGTGGAGCTCTTGCGTCAGATGAATGATCAGCATGCAAAAGTCTATGAACAGCTAGATGTGACAGCAAGAGAACTGGAAGACACTAATCAAAAGCTAGTTGCGGAGAGTAGAGCTTCACAACAAAAGATATTAAG CTTGACAGAGACTATTGAAAATCTGCAAACGCACATAGATGACCTGCAACGACAAGTAGAAGAATTGAAAAAGACTGGACGAGGCCGGATGAACCATGAGAGATCTGACCAGCCAAGATCAGTGCATAGTTTCTCATGTTTGAAGGAGCTGTATGACCTTCGCCA GTATTTTGTTTATGATCATGTGTTTGCAGAAAAGATTACTTCGATGGATAGTCAGCTAAGTCctctagaagaagaaaatgagaacttAAAAAAGGCAGTTACAGTTTTGCAAGCCCAACTTAACctagaaaaagagaagagggTAACAATGGAAGAGGAATATAGTCTTATGGTAAAAGAGAACTGTGACCTTGAACAGAGGCTTGTCGATATAGACTTATATCGGGCTCGTGCAGAGGAGCTGGAAGTGGAAGTAGCTGAAATGCGACAAATACTTCAGTCTGAAAACACATTCCATAATGCAGAGAAATTGGTGCCAGAatcctttttcatttcattcaaggAATCTTTAGAAAGGGAGCTTGGTCAGAGCCCGGCAGACGATGGACTTCTGACTGTATCGGAGCTTGAGAAGAAGGCACTGAAACGGAGCAGCAGCGAAACTTTCCTAAGCAGTGCTGCAGGGGGAGACATTCTAAGGGGCCACGAAGAAACATGTATCAGGAGAGCTGAAGCTGTGAAGCAGCGAGGAATCTCTGTTCTTAATGAAGTTGATGCTCAGTATAATGCTCTGAAAGTGAAGTATGAGGAACTTTTGAAGAAGTGTCAAATGGATGAAGATTCTTTGAAACACAAGGCTGTACAAACGCTGAAGCAGTACTCCAAAGACCTAAATGTGGGGAACACCCAGTATGATCTTTCAGCTAGCAATCAAGAATTCACAAATGTGGAGCTAAGTGACTCTCCCGCAAATGCTCTTCCTGAATATAAAGCACTCTTCAAGGAAATTTTTAGTTgtatcagaaaaacaaaagaagaaatagatgAACACAGAGCTAAGTACAAGTCCCTCTCCTCTCAGCCATAA